A DNA window from Streptomyces sp. CA-278952 contains the following coding sequences:
- a CDS encoding metallophosphoesterase, whose translation MLLAQISDLHLDGSERATRRTARVMDHLRALPHPVDALLVTGDIADHAAETEYEEAVRLLDAPFPVLACPGNHDDRPAYRTAFLGEAPGTAPVNRVHRIAGCAILMCDSTIPGRDEGRLAPETLAWIDATLAGLPDGVPALIAFHQPPVELHHPLPDAGMLQEPERLAALLAAHPRVVAVLTGHAHTAAASVFGGRPLIVGPAVTWTLRLPWEGDRPADREQPPGLAFHVLGEDRRLTTHFRVVP comes from the coding sequence ATGTTGCTTGCTCAGATCAGCGATCTGCACCTGGACGGCAGCGAACGCGCGACCCGGCGGACCGCCCGCGTCATGGACCATCTGCGGGCCCTGCCCCACCCCGTCGACGCGTTGCTGGTCACGGGGGACATCGCCGATCACGCGGCCGAGACCGAGTACGAGGAGGCGGTACGCCTTCTGGACGCGCCGTTCCCCGTGCTCGCCTGCCCGGGCAACCACGACGACCGTCCCGCCTACCGCACGGCGTTCCTCGGGGAGGCCCCCGGCACCGCCCCCGTCAACCGGGTCCACCGCATCGCCGGGTGCGCCATCCTGATGTGCGACTCCACGATCCCCGGCCGCGACGAGGGGCGCCTCGCCCCGGAGACGCTGGCCTGGATCGACGCCACGCTCGCCGGGCTGCCCGACGGCGTTCCCGCGCTGATCGCCTTCCACCAGCCGCCCGTCGAACTCCACCACCCGCTGCCGGACGCCGGGATGCTCCAGGAGCCCGAGCGGCTCGCCGCCCTGCTCGCCGCCCACCCGCGGGTCGTCGCCGTCCTCACCGGACACGCCCACACGGCCGCCGCCTCGGTCTTCGGCGGCCGCCCCCTGATCGTCGGCCCCGCCGTCACCTGGACCCTGCGCCTGCCCTGGGAGGGGGACCGCCCGGCGGACCGGGAGCAGCCGCCGGGCCTGGCGTTCCACGTCCTGGGCGAGGACCGGCGGCTGACCACGCACTTCCGCGTCGTCCCCTGA
- a CDS encoding CGNR zinc finger domain-containing protein, with protein MELVSTIRHDGDGGVLDDLDTVRGAQRWLRQQPGLPAVATASGDLVVDEELRAAVVGVRRAVRALFARVVSPGPPSPADAHRLMPADEALARLNAAAAREPVAPQLHWPDEGAPVARLLSAEADPRVRLVAALARDAVDFLSGPECERLRACHAPRCVRYFIRSHGRQEWCKPSCGNRARVARHYERTRAADPS; from the coding sequence ATGGAGCTGGTGAGCACCATCCGTCACGATGGGGACGGCGGGGTGCTCGACGACCTGGACACGGTCCGGGGAGCGCAGCGGTGGCTCCGGCAGCAGCCCGGCCTGCCGGCCGTCGCGACCGCCTCCGGGGACCTGGTCGTCGACGAGGAGCTCCGGGCCGCGGTCGTCGGCGTACGGCGGGCCGTCCGGGCGCTGTTCGCGCGGGTGGTCAGCCCTGGCCCGCCCAGCCCGGCCGACGCCCACCGCCTGATGCCCGCCGACGAGGCCCTGGCCCGCCTCAACGCGGCCGCGGCCCGGGAGCCCGTCGCCCCCCAACTGCACTGGCCGGACGAAGGGGCCCCGGTGGCCCGCTTGTTGTCGGCCGAGGCCGACCCCCGCGTACGGCTGGTCGCGGCGCTGGCGCGCGACGCCGTCGACTTCCTGAGCGGCCCGGAGTGCGAGCGGCTACGGGCCTGCCACGCGCCGCGCTGCGTGCGCTACTTCATCAGGAGCCACGGCCGGCAGGAGTGGTGCAAACCCTCCTGCGGCAACCGGGCCCGGGTGGCCCGCCACTACGAACGCACGCGTGCGGCGGACCCTTCCTGA
- a CDS encoding geranylgeranyl reductase family protein — protein MTEPLSEHSADVIVVGAGPAGSTTAYYLAKAGLDVLLLEKTAFPREKVCGDGLTPRATKQLVSMGIDISEEAGWLRNKGLRIIGGGVRLQLDWPDLASYPDYGLVRKRDDFDEQLARQAQKAGARLYERCNVGAPIKDERTGRITGVEAKIGEEKTPVTFHAPLVVAADGNSTRLSLAMGLHRREDRPMGVAVRTYFTSPRHDDDYLESWLELWDKRGSEDRLLPGYGWIFGMGDGTSNVGLGILNSSSAFKELDWREVLKAWCASMPEDWGYTPDNMTMPIRGAALPMAFNRQPHYTKGLLLVGDAGGMVNPFNGEGIAYAMESGQIAADVIVQAHARATPAQRELALNNYPKVLKETYGGYYTMGRAFVKLIGNPKIMKIATQRGLTHPLLMKFTLKMLANLTDPQGGDAMDRIINGLSKVAPKA, from the coding sequence GTGACCGAGCCCCTCTCCGAGCACAGCGCGGACGTGATCGTCGTCGGAGCGGGCCCAGCCGGCTCCACGACCGCCTACTACCTCGCCAAGGCAGGACTCGACGTCCTGCTCCTGGAGAAGACCGCCTTCCCCCGCGAGAAGGTCTGCGGCGACGGGCTCACGCCCCGTGCCACGAAACAGCTCGTCTCCATGGGGATCGACATCTCCGAGGAGGCGGGCTGGCTCCGCAACAAGGGCCTGCGCATCATCGGCGGCGGCGTGCGGCTCCAGCTGGACTGGCCGGACCTCGCCTCCTACCCGGACTACGGTCTGGTCCGCAAGCGCGACGACTTCGACGAGCAGCTGGCCCGGCAGGCGCAGAAGGCCGGCGCCCGGCTGTACGAGCGCTGCAACGTGGGCGCGCCCATCAAGGACGAGCGCACCGGCCGCATCACCGGGGTCGAGGCGAAGATCGGCGAGGAGAAGACCCCGGTCACCTTCCACGCCCCGCTCGTCGTCGCCGCCGACGGCAACTCCACCCGGCTCTCCCTGGCGATGGGCCTGCACCGCCGCGAGGACCGCCCCATGGGCGTCGCCGTGCGGACCTACTTCACCTCGCCCCGCCACGACGACGACTACCTGGAGTCCTGGCTGGAGCTGTGGGACAAGCGCGGCTCCGAGGACCGGCTGCTGCCCGGCTACGGCTGGATCTTCGGCATGGGCGACGGCACCTCCAACGTGGGCCTCGGCATCCTCAACTCCTCCTCCGCCTTCAAGGAGCTGGACTGGCGCGAGGTCCTCAAGGCCTGGTGCGCCTCGATGCCGGAGGACTGGGGCTACACCCCGGACAACATGACGATGCCGATCCGCGGCGCGGCCCTCCCGATGGCCTTCAACCGCCAGCCGCACTACACCAAGGGCCTCCTGCTCGTCGGTGACGCGGGCGGCATGGTCAACCCGTTCAACGGCGAAGGCATCGCGTACGCCATGGAGTCGGGCCAGATCGCGGCCGACGTCATCGTCCAGGCCCACGCCCGCGCCACCCCCGCCCAGCGCGAACTGGCCCTGAACAACTACCCGAAGGTGCTCAAGGAGACCTACGGCGGCTATTACACGATGGGCCGCGCCTTCGTGAAGCTGATCGGCAACCCGAAGATCATGAAGATCGCCACCCAGCGCGGTCTGACCCACCCGCTGCTGATGAAGTTCACCCTCAAGATGCTGGCCAACCTGACCGACCCGCAGGGCGGCGACGCGATGGACCGCATCATCAACGGCCTGTCGAAGGTGGCCCCGAAGGCCTGA
- a CDS encoding GNAT family N-acetyltransferase, whose translation MSTAPVTPPASAPAVHLRVPTDEDALSWHRVFDDPQVMEFFGGRSAELSAYEELTARQRRHDAELGYCLWTVTDEEDAVLGFTGAQPWPHTHYGPVGATEIGWRLGRPAWGRGYATAAARTTLERLRVAGVGEVVALVHSRNVRSMAVAERLGMRRAESYATPRGQEAVCFRLEL comes from the coding sequence ATGTCGACAGCACCTGTCACGCCCCCTGCTTCGGCCCCCGCCGTACACCTCCGTGTTCCGACCGACGAGGACGCCCTGAGCTGGCACCGGGTCTTCGACGACCCGCAGGTCATGGAGTTCTTCGGCGGGCGGAGCGCGGAGCTGTCCGCGTACGAGGAGCTCACCGCCCGCCAGCGGCGGCACGACGCGGAGCTGGGCTACTGCCTGTGGACCGTCACGGACGAGGAGGACGCCGTCCTCGGCTTCACCGGGGCGCAGCCGTGGCCGCACACGCATTACGGGCCGGTCGGGGCGACCGAGATCGGCTGGCGGCTGGGGCGCCCGGCGTGGGGGCGGGGGTACGCCACCGCCGCGGCCCGCACCACGCTGGAGCGGCTGCGGGTGGCGGGGGTGGGCGAGGTCGTCGCGTTGGTCCACTCGCGCAACGTCCGGTCGATGGCGGTCGCGGAACGGCTCGGGATGCGGCGGGCCGAGTCGTACGCCACTCCGCGCGGCCAGGAGGCCGTCTGCTTCCGGCTGGAGCTGTGA
- a CDS encoding demethylmenaquinone methyltransferase — translation MTRASLEKQPHEVASMFDGVAANYDLTNDVISLGQARLWRQAVARAVDARPAQKILDLAAGTATSSQPFVKAGAYVVPCDFSLGMLKVGKERHPWMPFTAGDGMKLPFKDETFDTVTISFGLRNIQDTEVALRELYRVTKPGGRVVICEFSQPTWTPFRTVYTEYLMRAIPPAARAVSSNPDAYVYLAESIRDWPDQPALAALLQKAGWSKVAWRNLTGGVVALHRATRA, via the coding sequence GTGACCCGAGCCTCCCTGGAAAAGCAGCCGCACGAAGTCGCCTCGATGTTCGACGGTGTGGCGGCCAACTACGACCTGACCAACGACGTGATCTCGCTCGGCCAGGCCCGGCTGTGGCGCCAGGCGGTCGCCCGGGCGGTCGACGCCCGCCCCGCGCAGAAGATCCTCGACCTGGCGGCCGGTACGGCGACCTCCTCGCAGCCCTTCGTGAAGGCGGGCGCCTACGTCGTACCGTGCGACTTCTCGCTCGGCATGCTCAAGGTCGGCAAGGAGCGCCACCCCTGGATGCCGTTCACCGCGGGCGACGGGATGAAGCTGCCGTTCAAGGACGAGACGTTCGACACCGTCACGATCTCCTTCGGGCTGCGCAACATCCAGGACACCGAGGTCGCGCTGCGCGAGCTGTACCGGGTGACGAAGCCCGGCGGCCGCGTCGTGATCTGCGAGTTCTCCCAGCCGACCTGGACCCCGTTCCGTACGGTCTACACGGAGTACCTGATGCGGGCGATCCCGCCGGCCGCCCGCGCGGTGTCCTCCAACCCGGACGCGTACGTCTACCTCGCCGAGTCCATCCGCGACTGGCCCGACCAGCCCGCCCTCGCCGCGCTGCTCCAGAAGGCCGGCTGGTCGAAGGTCGCCTGGCGCAACCTGACCGGCGGCGTGGTGGCCCTGCACCGGGCCACCCGCGCCTGA
- a CDS encoding SigE family RNA polymerase sigma factor, with protein MADGEGAAFEAYARTGQRRLYRTAYLLCGDVEGAQDLTQTTLAKLFQHWRKASRADNLDAYAKTVLVRTFVAERRRSVTDLLAHNRNAPRPQPNPAPNADLRVTLLALLAELPPRARAMVVLRYWDDLSVETVASLLRCSESTVKSQCSRSLIRLRARMGDVQLYSTGS; from the coding sequence ATGGCCGACGGCGAGGGCGCCGCGTTCGAGGCGTACGCCCGGACCGGGCAGCGCCGGCTGTACCGGACGGCCTACCTGCTGTGCGGAGACGTCGAGGGCGCGCAGGACCTGACGCAGACGACGCTCGCCAAGTTGTTCCAGCACTGGCGGAAGGCGAGCCGGGCGGACAACCTCGACGCCTACGCCAAGACCGTGCTCGTCCGCACCTTCGTGGCCGAGCGCCGCCGATCGGTCACCGATCTGCTCGCCCACAACCGCAACGCGCCCCGCCCGCAGCCCAACCCCGCGCCCAACGCCGACCTCCGGGTCACGCTGCTCGCCCTGCTCGCCGAACTCCCGCCCCGGGCCCGGGCGATGGTCGTCCTGCGCTACTGGGACGACCTGAGCGTGGAGACCGTGGCCTCGCTGCTGCGGTGCAGCGAGTCCACGGTGAAGAGCCAGTGCTCGCGTTCGCTCATCCGACTGCGCGCCCGGATGGGCGACGTCCAGCTCTACTCCACCGGAAGCTGA
- a CDS encoding DUF3152 domain-containing protein, whose translation MTRRRSTGTLPRAYGEPDRDEDTFRLRVPPPRAPGRAPGRSRSTARSRVRRRRRNRRRAASLTVLALVVVAGAALLVGRPWQDGGGPADTAAPNSSRTAPAGGPDNASEPLEDPSASTPPPSPSPKPSASASAKKDADVRAEDIPASGPGTFTVARAGVDPKGRGSAYRVEVENGSGVDPDRAAAEIAAVLAHPRGWGHGGEHTFRQVADGPAGLVIKIATPATTDRICGEYGLRTRGEVNCRVGETVVANLKRWQLGSPQFDGPVTEYRALIVNHEVGHWLGRGHETCPGKGLPAPAMMQQIDGLKGCVANAWPYDTKGRYLGGPKVP comes from the coding sequence GTGACGCGCCGCCGGTCCACGGGCACCCTGCCGCGCGCGTACGGGGAACCGGACCGCGACGAGGACACGTTCCGGCTGCGCGTGCCGCCGCCCCGGGCCCCGGGGCGCGCTCCGGGCCGCTCACGGTCGACGGCCCGCTCCCGGGTACGCCGCAGACGCCGCAACCGGCGCCGGGCGGCCTCGCTCACCGTGCTGGCCCTCGTGGTCGTGGCGGGCGCGGCCCTGCTGGTCGGCCGCCCCTGGCAGGACGGGGGCGGGCCGGCGGACACGGCGGCGCCGAACTCGTCCCGTACGGCACCGGCGGGTGGACCGGACAACGCGTCGGAGCCGCTGGAGGACCCTTCTGCGTCGACTCCCCCGCCGTCCCCGTCCCCGAAGCCCTCCGCCTCGGCCTCGGCCAAGAAGGACGCCGACGTCCGGGCCGAGGACATCCCCGCCTCGGGCCCCGGCACGTTCACCGTGGCCCGTGCGGGGGTCGACCCGAAGGGCAGGGGGAGCGCCTACCGGGTCGAGGTGGAGAACGGCAGCGGCGTCGACCCCGACCGGGCCGCCGCGGAGATAGCCGCCGTCCTCGCCCACCCACGCGGCTGGGGCCACGGCGGCGAGCACACGTTCCGCCAGGTCGCCGACGGACCGGCCGGGCTGGTGATCAAGATCGCCACCCCGGCGACCACGGACCGGATCTGCGGCGAGTACGGACTGAGGACGCGCGGCGAGGTCAACTGCCGGGTCGGCGAGACGGTGGTGGCCAACCTGAAGCGCTGGCAGCTCGGTTCACCGCAGTTCGACGGGCCCGTAACGGAGTACCGGGCGCTGATCGTCAACCACGAGGTCGGCCACTGGCTGGGGCGCGGCCACGAGACCTGCCCGGGGAAGGGGCTCCCCGCTCCCGCGATGATGCAGCAGATCGACGGGTTGAAGGGCTGCGTCGCCAACGCCTGGCCCTACGACACGAAGGGACGCTACCTGGGCGGCCCGAAGGTTCCGTGA
- a CDS encoding SdpI family protein has protein sequence MDPVAGFTFGAGLMVLGAVIHYMKSQVASGSIESNSVMGIRTKATMSSDRAWQAGHVSAAPMLTVTFLTAYVTGAISLALGLAFTLSDTENATVIIVPSAGLVGVLTLLTTAAIKANSAACAVGHSDR, from the coding sequence ATGGATCCGGTCGCGGGATTCACTTTCGGCGCGGGATTGATGGTGCTGGGCGCGGTGATTCATTACATGAAGAGCCAAGTTGCGAGCGGCAGTATTGAAAGTAATTCCGTGATGGGAATTCGCACTAAGGCGACGATGTCCTCCGACCGTGCATGGCAAGCAGGGCACGTCTCCGCGGCTCCGATGCTGACGGTAACCTTCCTTACCGCCTATGTCACAGGTGCCATTTCGTTGGCACTCGGCCTGGCGTTCACGCTGAGCGATACCGAGAATGCGACTGTCATCATCGTCCCGTCGGCCGGGCTAGTAGGCGTTCTCACACTTCTCACCACAGCAGCGATCAAGGCGAATTCAGCTGCATGTGCAGTCGGTCATTCAGACAGATAG
- a CDS encoding transposase family protein: protein MDVDVDVELRELDGADCSPCDSKVPACVSSPIPAALDQLRDRPEAGDGEFAGLLERLAEVPDPRDPRGVRHRPTVVLALVACAVLSGATSLLAVGEWIADASPFVREQVACRMVLGRSSSPSLSALGETSRFGG from the coding sequence ATGGACGTCGACGTCGACGTCGAGCTGCGGGAGCTCGACGGGGCGGACTGTTCACCGTGCGACAGCAAGGTGCCTGCCTGCGTATCATCGCCGATCCCGGCGGCCCTTGACCAACTTCGTGATCGCCCCGAGGCCGGGGACGGGGAGTTCGCCGGTTTGCTGGAGCGGCTGGCCGAGGTGCCCGACCCGCGCGATCCGCGCGGAGTGCGCCACCGGCCGACCGTCGTCCTCGCCCTCGTCGCCTGCGCCGTCCTGTCCGGGGCGACATCGCTGCTGGCAGTAGGCGAGTGGATCGCCGATGCATCGCCGTTCGTACGGGAACAGGTAGCTTGCCGAATGGTCCTGGGACGGTCATCGAGTCCCTCTCTGTCGGCCTTGGGTGAGACTTCCCGCTTCGGCGGGTGA
- a CDS encoding lactate/malate family dehydrogenase: MTGPVVGVIGAGAVGQALATGLVSVALAERLVVVSRRQEQARGLVADLQDLALSVRSRTQVEAGDTADLNACDAVVVTLRTDFTNTNARDIRRGGARANAPAVTTLARELRGYPGAVLVVTNPVDLMARRFAQVSACARVYGIGSNLDSARYRLLLARYAQVSPERVEGHVIGEHGDLAVPCLSTTTVNGNPVTATARAVAEDLRQRPALIRAGSGRTRCGPAGAVLSTLRKVLGLVDGIEELSVPYGDVWLGIPLRFTGGVATPCLPSLTRHELLCLDSAASSLRDAYTRLPDPTERIPA; encoded by the coding sequence GTGACCGGGCCGGTGGTGGGAGTCATCGGCGCGGGCGCGGTCGGTCAGGCCCTGGCAACCGGCCTGGTGTCGGTGGCGCTTGCCGAGCGGCTCGTCGTCGTGTCCAGGCGGCAGGAGCAGGCGCGCGGACTGGTCGCCGATCTCCAGGACCTGGCCCTGTCCGTCCGGTCGCGCACTCAGGTCGAGGCCGGCGATACCGCGGACCTCAACGCGTGCGACGCCGTCGTGGTCACCCTGCGCACCGACTTCACGAACACGAACGCCCGGGACATACGTCGCGGCGGTGCCAGGGCAAACGCCCCCGCGGTCACCACCCTGGCAAGGGAGCTACGCGGGTATCCGGGCGCCGTCCTCGTTGTCACCAACCCGGTGGACCTGATGGCCCGCCGCTTCGCCCAGGTGTCCGCGTGCGCTCGGGTCTACGGGATCGGATCGAACCTCGACTCGGCCCGGTACCGGCTTCTCCTGGCCCGGTACGCCCAGGTCTCCCCGGAACGGGTCGAGGGCCATGTGATCGGGGAGCACGGCGACCTCGCGGTGCCGTGCCTGTCCACCACGACCGTGAACGGCAACCCGGTGACGGCCACCGCCCGCGCTGTCGCGGAAGACCTCCGGCAGCGGCCGGCGCTGATCCGGGCCGGGAGCGGCCGCACGCGCTGCGGCCCCGCCGGTGCCGTGCTGTCGACGCTCCGCAAGGTCCTCGGCCTGGTCGACGGTATCGAGGAGCTGTCCGTTCCGTACGGGGACGTGTGGCTCGGCATCCCGCTGCGCTTCACCGGGGGTGTGGCCACCCCGTGCCTTCCCTCGCTCACTCGTCACGAACTCCTGTGCCTGGACTCCGCGGCCAGCAGTCTCCGCGACGCCTACACCCGTCTGCCTGACCCGACCGAGAGGATCCCCGCATGA
- a CDS encoding ATP-binding protein encodes MIETVAGRMPAYTETLPRVAESVHRARRLVRLALDVWGLTDVQDDAELVVSELLTNAVLHARRGDSVRVTVTRLGEGRVRVAVVDLSKGRPVPRDAGSDQESGRGLEIVKTLSGGQWGVDLLPWGKRVWATLGLEATPGG; translated from the coding sequence ATGATCGAGACCGTAGCGGGCCGGATGCCCGCGTACACCGAGACGCTGCCGAGAGTCGCTGAATCCGTGCACCGTGCGCGGCGACTGGTGCGCCTGGCCCTGGACGTGTGGGGGCTTACCGATGTGCAGGACGACGCCGAGCTGGTCGTCAGCGAGCTGCTGACGAACGCCGTGCTTCACGCCCGCCGGGGGGATTCGGTCCGGGTGACCGTGACCCGGCTCGGGGAGGGACGGGTCCGGGTCGCCGTGGTCGACCTGTCGAAAGGCAGGCCGGTGCCACGGGATGCCGGCAGCGATCAGGAGTCCGGGCGGGGCCTGGAGATCGTGAAGACGCTGAGCGGCGGCCAGTGGGGCGTCGACCTCCTGCCGTGGGGGAAACGCGTTTGGGCCACGCTCGGCCTGGAGGCCACGCCCGGTGGGTGA
- a CDS encoding helix-turn-helix domain-containing protein, with the protein MTYQPPTALPRDLIDQEEVHRALVSHDFGAVFRLAREHAGISYSKIATECDIKPNRVGELAKGRGRITTFEKIVQIADALRVPGHVLGLAPRPWEAGSPGHSSEEIGPHVRRRTILQAATATGLAAALPALHHPEPPSRITPVYVEELRARAARLRRLDIYLGGGDTYRVYLAEVQRTKSLLRAAVFTDDARQRATALLAELAQQAGWSAFDGGRTREAVDLYEESRDLAREARDADLYGNALAFLAYKIGPDDRQAAVAVAEASCATITARTPSTVRALLHERHAWACAVNGRIGGTERALEAARDALDSTQKDEPQPDWAAWVDHVELDIMTGRCWTELRRPLRAVPALTRALDQYSDDHARDKSLYLSWLAQAYLIADEVEVAARHVGRAATLASGVASQRPAQRLVPLINHLRPHADLPAVRELLEGTAA; encoded by the coding sequence ATGACCTACCAGCCGCCGACAGCTCTACCGCGCGACCTCATCGACCAGGAAGAGGTGCACCGCGCGCTGGTAAGTCATGACTTCGGGGCGGTGTTCCGTCTCGCGCGCGAGCACGCGGGCATCTCGTACTCCAAGATCGCCACAGAGTGCGACATCAAGCCGAATCGCGTAGGAGAACTCGCCAAGGGCCGCGGGCGCATCACGACCTTTGAGAAGATCGTCCAGATCGCCGACGCATTACGCGTCCCGGGGCACGTGCTCGGCTTGGCTCCCCGCCCCTGGGAGGCGGGCTCTCCTGGTCATTCCAGTGAAGAGATCGGACCGCACGTGCGACGTCGAACCATCCTCCAGGCAGCCACCGCCACCGGCCTCGCCGCAGCGCTCCCCGCCCTGCACCACCCGGAGCCACCGAGCCGGATCACCCCGGTCTACGTTGAGGAGCTGCGCGCGCGGGCAGCCCGCCTCCGGCGCCTCGATATCTATCTCGGCGGTGGCGACACCTATCGGGTGTACCTCGCGGAGGTCCAGCGCACCAAGTCCCTTCTGCGCGCGGCCGTCTTCACAGACGACGCCCGCCAGAGAGCGACGGCGCTCCTTGCCGAGCTGGCCCAGCAGGCGGGATGGTCCGCATTCGACGGCGGCCGTACTCGGGAAGCGGTGGACCTGTACGAGGAGAGCCGCGACCTCGCGCGAGAGGCCCGGGACGCGGACCTCTACGGCAACGCGCTCGCGTTCCTCGCCTACAAGATAGGGCCCGACGACCGACAGGCCGCCGTCGCCGTCGCAGAGGCTTCCTGTGCCACGATCACAGCTCGGACCCCGTCCACCGTCCGCGCGCTGCTGCACGAGCGCCACGCATGGGCCTGCGCTGTCAACGGCCGGATCGGAGGCACTGAGCGTGCACTGGAGGCAGCCCGCGATGCTCTCGACAGCACGCAGAAGGACGAGCCCCAGCCTGACTGGGCGGCCTGGGTCGACCACGTCGAGCTGGACATCATGACCGGCCGCTGCTGGACGGAGCTCCGACGACCGCTCCGCGCCGTCCCTGCCCTCACCCGCGCTCTCGACCAGTACAGCGACGACCACGCGCGCGACAAGTCCCTCTACCTGTCCTGGCTGGCTCAGGCCTACCTAATTGCCGACGAGGTTGAGGTGGCCGCGCGGCACGTCGGCCGTGCGGCCACCCTTGCCAGTGGGGTCGCATCACAGCGTCCGGCGCAGCGTCTCGTCCCGCTGATCAACCACCTGCGCCCGCACGCCGACCTCCCCGCAGTCCGTGAACTCCTGGAAGGCACTGCCGCCTAG
- the cutA gene encoding divalent-cation tolerance protein CutA encodes MTECVQVSTATETREQAIALAGGAVQQRLAAGVQIVGPVVSVFWHLGQYGTGEEWQVLLKTTKERYAELEAHLLERHPWDNPELCAVPIVEGADRCLEWIRTSVGPS; translated from the coding sequence ATGACTGAATGCGTACAGGTGTCGACCGCGACAGAGACCCGGGAACAGGCGATTGCCCTGGCGGGCGGGGCTGTTCAGCAACGTCTGGCGGCGGGAGTCCAGATCGTGGGGCCCGTCGTCAGCGTCTTCTGGCACCTGGGCCAGTACGGCACCGGTGAGGAGTGGCAAGTCCTCCTCAAGACGACGAAGGAGCGCTACGCCGAGCTGGAGGCACATCTCCTGGAGCGGCACCCCTGGGACAACCCGGAGCTGTGCGCCGTCCCGATCGTCGAGGGTGCTGACCGGTGCCTCGAATGGATCCGGACTTCGGTTGGCCCTTCCTAG
- a CDS encoding imidazolonepropionase-like domain-containing protein, giving the protein MLTIHAAPLVLPVGAAAVVDGAVAVDGERIAALGPYEEVVAAHPAARVRRWPGLLTPGLRQDRPRELLTRCYHPDPREAEELGELPLFGEEFERLAATMDTARRAGSVRRGLQRMLRHGTTHLAGPLDAEDPALRTAVARSGLVRVPPSPAPPGPPDLDPFATGGDLARTAGAPLTVGGRADLAVFDVPDEAALRAGGTRACVATVLGGRLVHRAR; this is encoded by the coding sequence GTGCTGACGATCCACGCCGCGCCCCTGGTCCTCCCGGTGGGCGCGGCGGCCGTCGTGGACGGCGCCGTCGCGGTGGACGGGGAACGGATCGCCGCCCTCGGCCCCTACGAGGAGGTCGTCGCCGCGCACCCGGCGGCCCGGGTCCGCCGCTGGCCCGGCCTCCTCACGCCCGGACTGCGCCAGGACCGGCCCCGGGAGCTGCTCACCCGCTGCTACCACCCCGACCCCCGCGAGGCCGAAGAGCTGGGCGAACTCCCCCTGTTCGGCGAGGAGTTCGAGCGCCTGGCGGCGACGATGGACACGGCCAGGCGGGCCGGTTCCGTCCGGCGCGGGCTCCAGCGGATGCTGCGCCACGGCACGACGCACCTGGCGGGCCCCCTCGACGCGGAGGACCCCGCGCTGCGCACGGCCGTCGCCCGGTCGGGCCTGGTCCGGGTCCCGCCGTCGCCCGCGCCCCCCGGACCACCGGACCTGGACCCCTTCGCCACGGGCGGCGACCTGGCCCGCACGGCGGGCGCCCCGCTGACCGTGGGCGGCCGTGCGGACCTCGCGGTCTTCGACGTTCCCGACGAGGCGGCCCTCCGCGCGGGCGGCACCCGGGCCTGCGTGGCGACGGTCCTCGGGGGGCGACTCGTGCACCGCGCCCGCTGA